The following proteins come from a genomic window of Brevibacillus antibioticus:
- a CDS encoding glycerophosphodiester phosphodiesterase produces the protein MNICMAHRGWSGKAPENTMTAIRLALAEPAIKAMEIDVQLTRDGVPVLIHDFTLERTTNGRGLVMDHTLAELRELDAGSWFGDKFAGERIPTFEEVLIAVKGRCTLNIELKATSDMYPGIAEKVLALVEKHGMKQEVCLTSFDHDLIRHVRTLDQEVQTGLIVYGRPVLMLEQMEAAGATILSMGYPYLNRELTVAAIEKGFKVIAWTLDDPKHIREVISWHPQVQICTNHPDRMWEFV, from the coding sequence ATGAACATTTGTATGGCACATCGCGGGTGGTCAGGCAAAGCCCCGGAGAATACAATGACAGCGATTCGACTGGCTCTGGCAGAGCCAGCTATCAAAGCAATGGAAATTGATGTACAGCTGACGCGTGACGGTGTTCCGGTGCTGATTCATGACTTTACGCTGGAACGCACGACCAATGGCCGCGGTTTGGTCATGGATCATACGCTGGCAGAGCTGCGTGAGCTGGATGCAGGGAGCTGGTTTGGCGACAAGTTTGCGGGCGAGCGAATCCCTACATTCGAGGAAGTGCTGATCGCAGTAAAAGGTCGCTGCACGCTAAATATCGAGTTGAAAGCAACAAGTGACATGTACCCGGGTATCGCTGAAAAGGTGCTCGCACTTGTAGAGAAGCATGGAATGAAGCAAGAGGTGTGTCTGACTTCATTTGACCACGATTTGATCCGTCACGTTCGCACGCTCGATCAAGAAGTGCAGACAGGCCTGATTGTATATGGTCGCCCTGTACTCATGCTGGAACAGATGGAGGCAGCAGGTGCTACGATCCTCTCCATGGGATATCCGTATCTGAATCGTGAGCTAACAGTAGCCGCGATTGAAAAAGGCTTTAAAGTCATCGCGTGGACGCTGGATGATCCGAAGCATATCCGCGAAGTCATTTCGTGGCATCCTCAGGTTCAAATTTGCACGAACCATCCTGACCGGATGTGGGAGTTTGTGTAA
- the ggt gene encoding gamma-glutamyltransferase translates to MSFWKKLSTVALTAVIGVSTFSGAQAANRPTSMSPNAMVTTPHYLATAAALKTLEDGGNAVDAAITAASTLAVVYPHYTTIGGDNFWLIYNAKTKELKALNGSGRAGEKATLDYYKNKGYEKIPSRGYESANTVPGVVSGWWEAYNYAHKSMGNNKLQWNRLLEPAIGYAENGYPVSPNQVYWTKYATDPTDNDLKNLQRFDEFRKTFLKPNGDLYAAGEILKQKDLANTLRIIAKKGADGFYKGEVAKKIVADMKANGGLLTLKDFEKHTSTWAEPIIVDYRGYKAYNVPPNSQGMASLSILNVLNNFDLKSMGEGTPDYYHTIVEATKQSFADRDKWLTDPAFVDIPVDELLSKQHGKDLAARIDMKQAAKSVEPLDPKGDTTWFGIVDKDGNAVSIIQSHYFDWGSGIVAKDTGVLLQNRGSYFSLDSKHINHLEPGKRTFHTINPAMLFKGDKPYLLYGTQGGEGQPQTQAALVTRIIDFGFSVQDAIEAPRWLHGRNWGSASNNLKVESRIPQEVLDELIKRGHPVEKLEAAYTDAMGQSGAILIDPKTNVKFGGADPRGEGAAMGY, encoded by the coding sequence ATGTCATTCTGGAAGAAACTCTCGACCGTCGCGCTGACTGCTGTCATCGGGGTATCAACATTCTCTGGGGCACAAGCTGCTAACCGTCCAACATCGATGTCACCGAACGCAATGGTGACGACTCCTCACTATCTGGCTACAGCTGCAGCCCTGAAGACATTGGAAGACGGTGGAAACGCAGTAGATGCTGCTATTACAGCCGCTTCCACATTAGCTGTCGTCTATCCTCATTACACAACCATTGGTGGAGATAACTTCTGGCTCATCTACAATGCCAAAACAAAAGAGCTAAAGGCGCTGAACGGCAGTGGTCGTGCAGGAGAAAAGGCAACCCTCGACTATTACAAAAACAAAGGCTACGAAAAAATCCCGTCCCGCGGTTATGAATCGGCAAACACTGTCCCTGGTGTCGTCTCCGGCTGGTGGGAGGCGTACAACTACGCCCATAAAAGCATGGGCAACAATAAGCTTCAATGGAACAGACTGCTGGAGCCTGCCATTGGATACGCCGAGAACGGATATCCCGTCTCCCCTAACCAAGTATATTGGACAAAATACGCGACAGATCCAACTGACAATGACTTGAAAAATCTTCAACGTTTTGATGAATTCCGTAAAACATTCCTGAAGCCCAACGGCGATCTCTATGCAGCAGGCGAAATTCTCAAACAAAAGGATCTTGCCAATACTTTGCGAATCATTGCAAAAAAAGGCGCTGACGGTTTTTATAAAGGAGAAGTTGCTAAAAAAATCGTAGCAGACATGAAAGCCAACGGCGGATTGCTCACGTTGAAAGATTTTGAGAAGCACACCTCCACTTGGGCAGAGCCAATTATAGTAGACTACCGCGGTTATAAAGCGTACAACGTGCCGCCTAACTCCCAAGGCATGGCATCACTCTCCATTCTTAATGTTTTGAATAACTTCGACCTCAAAAGCATGGGTGAAGGAACACCCGATTACTATCACACGATTGTAGAAGCTACCAAACAATCTTTTGCTGACCGCGACAAATGGCTGACTGACCCTGCCTTTGTGGATATCCCTGTGGATGAGCTGTTGTCCAAGCAGCACGGGAAAGATTTAGCTGCGCGCATTGATATGAAGCAAGCCGCCAAATCCGTAGAACCACTGGATCCAAAAGGCGATACAACCTGGTTCGGGATCGTCGACAAAGATGGGAATGCAGTATCCATCATTCAGAGTCACTATTTTGACTGGGGCTCCGGCATCGTAGCGAAAGATACGGGCGTCCTTTTACAAAACCGCGGAAGCTATTTCTCTTTGGATTCCAAACACATCAATCACTTGGAACCAGGAAAACGCACCTTCCACACCATTAACCCAGCGATGCTCTTTAAAGGGGACAAGCCTTATCTTCTCTACGGAACACAAGGGGGAGAAGGACAGCCGCAAACGCAAGCCGCTCTCGTCACACGTATCATCGACTTTGGTTTCAGCGTGCAAGACGCAATCGAAGCACCAAGATGGCTGCATGGACGCAACTGGGGATCTGCTTCCAACAATCTCAAGGTGGAAAGCCGCATCCCTCAAGAAGTCCTAGACGAGCTCATTAAACGTGGGCATCCAGTCGAAAAGCTGGAAGCAGCCTATACCGATGCGATGGGACAGTCCGGCGCCATCCTGATTGACCCGAAAACCAATGTAAAATTCGGTGGTGCTGATCCTCGCGGTGAAGGCGCAGCAATGGGCTATTAA
- a CDS encoding ABC transporter substrate-binding protein: MFSMKKTGTILCALTIGLSGVLAGCGSSGKEQSASTGGTSQPAASTASSGPVQIDFWYALGGVRGKTIEDMVKKFNETHKDIIVKPAYQGAYQENHSKVLASVAANNNPDVTMVEIASIAAFADAKVLEDLTPYSQGDEKKYIPGLMKNSYWKDKLYAVPFNRSTPLLYINRDMLKEAGLDSNGPKTWDELVSFSQKLSKKEGDKITRYGFSTPVDIWFYEALVFQGGGNILSENGKELTINNEAGKAPLELWSKMVKEGIMKNPPGENYNAWDVAEQDFLNQKVGMIFTSTGSLTELKKNAKFDMGAAFLPANKTLGTPTGGANLVMLAKSTDAEKKAAWEFMKWMTDTEQTVPWSIASGYMPVTTEAIDSAEMKAFYEKEPNFKVAVDQLQYGYPRPMAPGYKELQDVIQKELQRAMLGQATVDEAMQAATEKGSKLLKK, translated from the coding sequence ATGTTTTCCATGAAAAAGACGGGAACGATTCTATGTGCATTGACTATCGGTTTGTCAGGAGTGTTGGCTGGATGCGGATCATCTGGAAAAGAACAGTCTGCTAGTACAGGCGGCACTTCTCAGCCAGCAGCATCTACAGCATCCAGCGGCCCTGTCCAAATTGATTTCTGGTATGCGTTGGGTGGCGTTCGTGGGAAAACCATCGAGGATATGGTCAAAAAATTCAATGAAACACATAAAGATATTATCGTCAAACCAGCCTACCAAGGGGCGTATCAAGAGAACCACTCCAAAGTACTGGCATCTGTAGCAGCGAACAATAATCCAGATGTCACGATGGTCGAGATCGCTTCCATCGCGGCATTTGCGGATGCAAAGGTCTTGGAAGATTTGACTCCCTACTCGCAGGGGGATGAAAAGAAGTACATTCCAGGTCTCATGAAAAATTCTTATTGGAAAGACAAACTATACGCAGTACCATTTAACCGATCCACTCCATTGTTGTACATCAACCGCGATATGTTAAAAGAAGCAGGACTTGATTCAAACGGTCCGAAAACATGGGATGAGCTCGTTAGCTTTTCGCAAAAGCTGAGCAAAAAAGAAGGAGATAAAATTACCCGGTACGGCTTCTCTACACCAGTTGATATCTGGTTCTACGAAGCGCTTGTTTTCCAAGGCGGGGGCAACATCTTGAGCGAGAACGGTAAGGAGCTGACAATCAACAACGAAGCAGGAAAAGCACCGCTTGAGCTCTGGTCCAAAATGGTGAAGGAAGGCATCATGAAAAACCCTCCAGGAGAGAACTACAATGCGTGGGATGTAGCAGAGCAAGACTTCCTGAATCAAAAAGTGGGCATGATTTTTACCTCGACAGGCTCCTTGACGGAATTGAAGAAAAATGCCAAATTTGACATGGGTGCAGCTTTCTTGCCAGCCAATAAAACGCTTGGTACGCCAACGGGCGGCGCGAATCTCGTGATGCTGGCGAAGTCGACCGATGCAGAGAAAAAAGCAGCGTGGGAGTTCATGAAGTGGATGACCGATACCGAGCAAACAGTTCCGTGGTCAATCGCTTCCGGTTATATGCCTGTTACGACAGAAGCTATTGATTCGGCTGAAATGAAGGCATTCTATGAAAAAGAGCCAAACTTCAAGGTCGCGGTAGATCAACTGCAATACGGCTATCCTCGTCCAATGGCTCCTGGCTACAAAGAATTGCAGGATGTGATTCAAAAAGAACTGCAACGTGCGATGCTTGGCCAAGCGACTGTAGATGAAGCGATGCAGGCGGCGACGGAAAAAGGCAGCAAGCTTTTGAAAAAATAA
- a CDS encoding methyl-accepting chemotaxis protein, which produces MFLFNKLRNKMILWFLVVAVIPLTAVSLFITSSFSSILIDKQKSSYVDLTSSTAIAMDQYLDRRMTEIQVLARTSDIQSDDAAAKNEFIRKFTEEMKLYDGNTFIASDGKVTADTFPKSVGINLGERQFFKDGMQDKPSFSDVLVAKTTGNRSIIVASPVKGKNNEKLGVLTGLVNVDDFASTFLKNLKVGNDGYPILVDNKDHIQYHPTQDLIGKPLAQSALPQPLMEILKSGKTEKGSYNYSDNGKEYVVTYSPIPKTNFGLYLHIPVESITSAVSSVTTMVTIIVIIVVAVVIAIAYVVSRQISRPIAAVASVANRISEGELTVQPLQIRTKDEVGQLSQSVNTMVLNLRTIIQQVNDTASDLASSAEELSVNSDHTSKATEQIAITIQEVAYGAEKQVKSVEESVTAIQGVSTGAQLVATNAQQAAESALDASQIAVEGNQALQVVISQMQSIENTVGNIADIVKRLGNSSQEIGQIVQVITAIAEQTNLLALNAAIEAARAGEQGRGFAVVADEVRKLAEQSAQSAQQIKLLITTIQLESNQAVVSMEQGTKEVATGLMVVNNAGKSFEQIQDAVTQVASQIQEVKSYSEQMSLGTKQVVELVGVIEEVAENSADGTQSVSAATEEQLAAMEEVNSSATSLARIAEELQSHVSKFKI; this is translated from the coding sequence ATGTTTTTGTTCAACAAACTCAGGAACAAAATGATCCTTTGGTTTCTCGTCGTAGCCGTCATTCCACTTACTGCCGTTTCGTTGTTTATCACGAGCAGCTTTTCATCCATTCTGATTGATAAACAAAAATCATCCTATGTTGACCTTACTTCCAGTACAGCCATAGCTATGGATCAATATCTGGACCGGCGTATGACAGAAATTCAAGTTTTAGCCCGTACCTCGGATATTCAATCCGATGATGCAGCAGCAAAAAATGAATTCATTCGCAAGTTTACCGAGGAAATGAAACTGTATGACGGAAATACGTTTATCGCAAGCGACGGAAAAGTAACAGCTGATACTTTCCCCAAGAGCGTTGGAATCAACCTTGGCGAGCGCCAATTCTTCAAAGACGGCATGCAAGACAAGCCCAGCTTCTCTGATGTTCTTGTTGCGAAGACAACCGGCAATCGCTCTATCATCGTCGCTTCCCCTGTAAAAGGGAAAAACAATGAGAAGCTTGGTGTCTTGACCGGGCTCGTCAATGTAGACGACTTCGCATCTACATTCCTCAAAAATTTGAAAGTAGGCAACGATGGTTATCCGATTCTCGTTGATAACAAGGATCACATTCAGTACCATCCTACCCAGGATCTGATCGGAAAACCGCTTGCCCAATCCGCTCTGCCGCAACCCTTAATGGAAATCCTGAAATCAGGAAAAACGGAAAAGGGCTCATACAACTACTCAGACAATGGCAAGGAATACGTTGTCACCTATTCCCCCATTCCCAAGACCAACTTTGGTTTGTATCTGCATATCCCTGTCGAATCCATAACGTCTGCGGTTTCATCCGTTACCACCATGGTTACGATCATTGTCATCATTGTTGTTGCTGTCGTGATCGCAATCGCATACGTTGTTTCCCGGCAAATCTCCCGTCCTATTGCGGCAGTTGCCTCCGTGGCTAACCGCATTTCCGAGGGTGAACTGACTGTACAACCGTTGCAAATTCGAACCAAGGATGAGGTTGGACAGCTATCCCAATCAGTAAACACCATGGTGCTCAACCTGCGAACGATTATTCAACAAGTAAATGATACAGCTTCAGATCTTGCTTCTTCAGCAGAGGAATTGTCGGTCAACTCCGACCATACGAGCAAGGCTACCGAGCAAATCGCCATAACGATTCAGGAAGTAGCTTACGGTGCGGAAAAGCAAGTGAAGAGTGTAGAGGAAAGTGTCACCGCAATTCAAGGTGTATCGACAGGGGCTCAGCTGGTTGCCACGAATGCACAACAAGCTGCCGAATCAGCTTTGGACGCTTCCCAAATTGCAGTGGAAGGAAATCAGGCCCTTCAGGTCGTTATCAGCCAGATGCAATCGATCGAGAACACTGTCGGCAACATTGCCGATATCGTCAAACGATTAGGAAACAGTTCGCAGGAAATCGGACAAATCGTACAAGTCATCACTGCCATAGCTGAACAAACAAATCTGTTAGCGCTTAACGCAGCTATTGAAGCGGCGAGAGCTGGTGAACAGGGGCGCGGTTTCGCCGTTGTGGCAGACGAAGTGCGTAAATTGGCTGAGCAGTCCGCGCAATCAGCGCAACAGATTAAACTGTTGATTACGACGATTCAGCTCGAATCAAACCAGGCTGTCGTTTCGATGGAACAGGGCACCAAGGAGGTCGCCACTGGACTTATGGTCGTTAACAATGCAGGCAAGTCCTTCGAACAGATCCAAGATGCTGTCACGCAGGTGGCCAGCCAAATTCAAGAAGTAAAATCTTATTCTGAGCAAATGTCTTTAGGCACCAAACAGGTGGTAGAATTGGTCGGTGTCATTGAAGAAGTAGCGGAGAATTCTGCTGACGGAACACAAAGCGTATCGGCCGCCACAGAAGAACAGCTAGCAGCTATGGAAGAAGTCAATTCATCAGCTACTTCTCTGGCAAGAATAGCCGAAGAACTACAATCGCATGTAAGCAAATTCAAGATATAG
- a CDS encoding carbohydrate ABC transporter permease — translation MYRVVLASRKTVEWIGLLIVGFLFVFPFLWMASTAFKTMPEVLQFPPTLLPETWEWSNFAQAWESGPFHMFTWNSILVAVGILILQFLTAVPAAYAFARYKFPGRNLLFGLVLIVLMIPGQVIFLPIYVQLSGWGLINTLWSLILPYAASAFGIFLLRQAFMQVPDEVIEAARLDNASEWKIMWTIMVPMAKPVLVTFGLFSFIYHWNDYFWPLIMTNSDEARTLPIGISSLHMSDGGTLWNVMMAGNMILILPILVIFFVAQRHIIKAFIYQSK, via the coding sequence ATGTATCGAGTGGTTTTGGCTTCACGCAAGACCGTGGAATGGATTGGGCTTTTGATTGTGGGTTTCCTGTTTGTGTTCCCGTTTCTGTGGATGGCATCGACGGCTTTCAAAACGATGCCAGAGGTCCTGCAATTTCCCCCGACGCTTTTGCCTGAGACGTGGGAGTGGAGCAACTTCGCCCAAGCCTGGGAATCAGGTCCGTTCCATATGTTTACGTGGAACAGCATTCTCGTTGCGGTAGGGATTTTGATCCTGCAATTTTTGACGGCGGTGCCTGCGGCCTACGCTTTTGCACGCTACAAGTTTCCCGGTCGCAATCTGTTGTTCGGTCTTGTCTTGATTGTCTTGATGATTCCCGGACAAGTCATCTTTTTGCCGATCTACGTGCAATTGAGTGGCTGGGGGCTCATCAATACGCTGTGGTCGCTCATCCTGCCGTACGCAGCCAGTGCTTTCGGAATCTTCCTGCTCAGGCAAGCGTTCATGCAGGTGCCCGATGAAGTGATCGAGGCAGCGCGTTTGGACAATGCTTCCGAGTGGAAGATCATGTGGACGATCATGGTGCCGATGGCAAAGCCTGTACTGGTCACCTTCGGACTATTCAGCTTTATTTACCACTGGAACGACTATTTCTGGCCGCTGATTATGACCAACAGCGACGAGGCGCGCACCTTGCCGATCGGAATATCCAGCTTGCACATGTCCGACGGCGGAACCTTGTGGAACGTCATGATGGCGGGCAACATGATCCTCATTCTACCGATTCTCGTGATTTTCTTCGTGGCACAACGGCATATTATCAAAGCGTTCATCTACCAATCTAAATAA
- a CDS encoding carbohydrate ABC transporter permease — MRKAATVQELPGVSQSKTEVRSPAFAWSDLASRLRPYLYLAPALICFALFFFYPIGSIIYLSFQDWSLINLEQMEWVGLQNYQDLMVDGDFHQVLGNTVVFTIATVGIGLTLSFLLALWLNKKAKVYGIIQATVFSPHIISLVSVSMLWMWLMDPQFGLLNAGLEAVGLPAYTWLTDPKSSLLSLIIVSIWKVVGYNTLIFIAGLQSIPGDIYEAAALDQSPWWRTLRRITIPMLSPTIFFLLIINTITSFQAFDTIAIMTQGGPINSTNMLVYYIYQQGMDFYNGGIASAASVILLILVGILTAIHFLVMSKRVHYR; from the coding sequence ATGCGAAAAGCGGCAACTGTACAGGAGTTGCCGGGTGTAAGCCAGTCGAAAACAGAAGTGCGCTCGCCGGCATTTGCATGGTCTGACCTCGCATCCCGGCTGCGTCCGTACTTGTATCTGGCACCCGCATTGATTTGCTTTGCCCTGTTCTTCTTTTACCCGATTGGCTCGATCATTTATTTGAGCTTTCAGGACTGGTCACTGATCAATTTGGAGCAAATGGAATGGGTAGGCTTGCAAAACTATCAGGACTTGATGGTAGACGGAGATTTTCATCAAGTATTGGGAAATACCGTGGTCTTTACCATTGCGACAGTGGGGATCGGCTTGACGTTATCTTTCCTGCTCGCCCTGTGGCTGAATAAAAAGGCAAAGGTGTACGGCATTATTCAGGCGACTGTTTTCAGTCCTCACATCATCTCGCTGGTATCTGTCTCCATGCTGTGGATGTGGCTGATGGACCCGCAGTTTGGCCTGTTGAACGCAGGACTGGAAGCGGTCGGATTGCCTGCGTATACGTGGCTGACTGATCCGAAAAGCTCGTTGCTGTCACTGATTATCGTCAGCATTTGGAAAGTTGTCGGTTATAACACGCTCATTTTCATCGCAGGTTTGCAAAGCATTCCGGGCGATATATACGAGGCAGCAGCACTCGATCAATCGCCATGGTGGCGGACGCTGAGACGGATTACCATACCGATGCTGTCGCCAACGATTTTCTTTCTGCTCATTATCAATACGATCACATCCTTTCAAGCGTTCGACACGATTGCCATTATGACACAGGGTGGTCCAATCAATAGCACGAACATGCTTGTCTACTACATTTATCAGCAGGGCATGGACTTCTACAATGGCGGGATTGCTTCGGCTGCCTCTGTCATTTTGCTGATACTGGTAGGGATTTTAACAGCTATACATTTCCTGGTGATGTCCAAGCGCGTGCATTATCGCTGA
- a CDS encoding SET domain-containing protein: MMHPDTELRYINDEIGYGVFATRFIPKGTIVWAQDDLDQVLDPAFVERLDSLRKQDVQKYSFKNQFGKYILCWDKARYVNHSFHANCVPTMYDMELAARDIFPGEELTDDYGTLNLDEPFDCLPESDTDRSRVMPDDLLRYYPQWDRIAAEAFQHFNHVEQPLLHLIPPKHLETIRGITEQRLAVDSVIHLYCRSQWQTGQQWET, translated from the coding sequence ATGATGCATCCCGATACAGAATTGCGCTATATCAACGATGAGATCGGGTACGGTGTGTTTGCGACAAGGTTTATCCCAAAAGGAACGATTGTATGGGCACAGGATGATTTGGACCAGGTATTGGACCCTGCATTTGTGGAAAGACTTGACTCATTACGAAAACAGGACGTACAAAAATATTCGTTTAAAAACCAGTTCGGAAAGTACATTCTTTGTTGGGATAAGGCAAGGTACGTGAACCACAGCTTTCATGCGAATTGTGTGCCAACCATGTATGATATGGAATTGGCTGCACGGGATATTTTTCCGGGCGAAGAGTTGACTGATGATTATGGAACGTTAAATCTGGATGAACCTTTTGATTGTTTGCCCGAGTCTGACACGGACCGCTCCCGCGTAATGCCCGATGACTTGCTTCGGTATTACCCGCAGTGGGATCGGATTGCAGCGGAAGCATTCCAACATTTCAATCATGTTGAACAACCTTTGCTGCATCTGATTCCCCCGAAGCATCTCGAAACGATTCGTGGGATCACGGAGCAGCGCTTAGCTGTTGATTCTGTCATTCACCTGTATTGCAGGTCACAATGGCAAACGGGGCAGCAATGGGAGACATGA